A stretch of the Campylobacter sp. 19-13652 genome encodes the following:
- the rpoB gene encoding DNA-directed RNA polymerase subunit beta, with protein MLNSLYSGNRLRVDFSNVVKEIDVPNLLQLQKKSFDHFLNLDNKSHESGIEKVFRSIFPIHDPQNRLTLEYVSSEVGKPKYTIRECIERGLTYSVNLKIKIRLIAHEKDEKTGEKVGVKDIKEQEIFIREIPLMTDRISFIINGVERVVVNQLHRSPGVIFKEEESSTVANKLISTAQIIPDRGSWLYFEYDAKDVLYVRINKRRKVPVTILFRALGYKKQDILKLFYPIQTLFVKNNKFLTEFNPDDYMGRIEYDIKDENGNLIHQAGKRLTKKKIDEITSKGVKFVEYPTEMLIGRFLSSPVVNKESGEVIYDTLAQLDENKLVKILNEQESIEIANNSAPGVDDAIINSFLADNETLKLLKQTEGIDDENDLSAIRIYKVMRPGEPVVKDAAKSFVNDIFFNPERYDLTKVGRMKMNHKLGLDVPEYVTVLTSEDIIKTAKYLIKVKNGQGHIDDRDHLGNRRIRSIGELLTNELHLGFVKMQKAIRDKFTSLSNNIDEIMPYDLINPKMITATIMEFFTSGQLSQFMDQTNPLSEVTHKRRLSALGEGGLVKERAGFEVRDVHPTHYGRICPVETPEGQNIGLINTLSTYAKVNDLGFIEAPYKKVVDGVVTDEIVYLTATQEEGNVIAPASTKLNDKGMIEEDLLEVRRDGEMVLARREEVTLIDLCSGMIAGVAASLIPFLEHDDANRALMGSNMQRQAVPLLRATAPIVGTGMESVVARDVWESVKAKRGGIVEKVDNKNIFILGEDEAGPYIDHYSLEKNLRTNQNTTFSQHPIVKKGDEVKAGEIIADGPSMEKGELAIGKNALIAFMPWNGYNYEDAIVISEKMIREDAFTSVHIYEKEIEARELKDGVEEITKDIPNIKEEDLMHLDESGIIKIGTEVKPGMILVGKVSPKGEVKPTPEERLLRAIFGEKAGHVVNKSLYAGASLEGVVVDVKIFTKKGYEKDARTNKAYEDEKAALEKEHHDRLLMLDREEMLKVTSLLCKNPLLVDIDINKKPYKKGDNIEVSDLESVNRFTLNSIVKSFDKDVQKRYDELKNYFQNEKKKLKEEHDSKIEIIEKDDILPSGVVKLVKVYIATKRKLKVGDKMAGRHGNKGIVSNIVPEVDMPYLPSGQIVDIVLNPLGVPSRMNIGQILESHLGLVGYRLGEQINEIFENKKGEWVKALREKMIEIASVSKLMDAKDVLCKMSDEKLIEYARDWSRGVRFATPIFEGVKAEEFAKLFEMAKIDMDGKTELYDGRTGSKIRERVNVGCMYMLKLHHLVDEKVHARSTGPYSLVTQQPVGGKALFGGQRFGEMEVWALEAYGAAHTLREMLTVKSDDVEGRLSAYKALTRGENVPETGIPETFFVLTNELKSLALDVEIYDEEKTDE; from the coding sequence ATGTTAAATAGTTTATACTCGGGAAATCGTCTAAGGGTTGATTTCTCAAATGTTGTTAAAGAGATTGATGTTCCTAACCTACTGCAACTACAAAAAAAGAGTTTTGATCATTTTTTAAACCTTGATAATAAAAGCCATGAGAGTGGAATAGAAAAAGTTTTTAGATCTATCTTTCCTATTCATGATCCGCAAAATCGCCTGACTTTAGAGTATGTAAGCTCTGAGGTTGGAAAACCAAAATACACTATTAGAGAGTGTATCGAACGAGGACTTACTTATTCGGTAAATTTAAAAATCAAAATACGCCTTATCGCTCATGAAAAAGATGAGAAAACTGGTGAAAAAGTTGGCGTAAAAGATATAAAAGAACAAGAGATTTTTATACGTGAAATACCATTGATGACAGATAGAATTTCATTTATCATAAATGGCGTTGAGCGTGTAGTTGTTAATCAACTACATAGAAGCCCTGGGGTTATCTTTAAAGAGGAAGAAAGCTCCACTGTGGCGAATAAACTAATAAGCACAGCTCAAATCATACCGGATAGAGGTAGCTGGCTATACTTTGAATACGATGCAAAAGACGTACTTTATGTGCGTATTAATAAACGCAGAAAAGTGCCTGTAACAATACTATTTAGAGCGCTTGGATACAAAAAACAAGATATTTTAAAGCTATTTTATCCTATTCAGACGCTATTTGTTAAAAATAATAAATTCTTAACAGAGTTTAATCCCGATGATTATATGGGTAGGATTGAGTATGATATAAAAGACGAAAATGGAAATTTAATACATCAAGCAGGCAAGAGACTAACTAAGAAAAAGATTGATGAAATCACTAGCAAGGGCGTTAAATTTGTAGAATACCCTACCGAAATGCTTATAGGTAGATTTCTCTCAAGTCCTGTTGTAAATAAAGAAAGTGGCGAGGTTATATACGATACTCTAGCTCAACTTGACGAAAACAAACTGGTTAAAATTTTAAATGAACAAGAGAGTATTGAGATAGCAAATAACTCAGCTCCTGGTGTTGATGATGCAATTATAAATTCATTCTTAGCAGATAATGAAACGCTTAAGCTACTTAAGCAAACAGAGGGTATAGATGATGAAAACGATCTATCTGCGATTAGAATTTATAAGGTAATGCGCCCTGGTGAACCGGTAGTAAAAGACGCGGCAAAAAGCTTTGTAAATGATATTTTCTTTAATCCTGAAAGATATGACCTAACAAAAGTCGGCCGTATGAAAATGAATCATAAGCTAGGACTTGATGTGCCAGAGTACGTTACGGTTTTAACTAGTGAGGATATTATAAAAACGGCAAAATACCTCATAAAAGTTAAAAATGGACAAGGGCATATTGATGACCGCGATCACTTAGGCAATCGCCGCATCCGCTCAATAGGCGAGTTACTTACCAACGAGCTTCATTTAGGTTTTGTCAAAATGCAAAAGGCAATCCGTGATAAATTTACCAGCCTAAGCAACAATATTGATGAGATTATGCCGTATGATCTTATTAATCCAAAAATGATAACAGCTACCATCATGGAGTTTTTTACCAGCGGACAGCTAAGTCAGTTTATGGATCAGACCAACCCACTAAGCGAAGTAACACATAAGCGCCGTCTTTCGGCTCTTGGTGAGGGTGGATTAGTAAAAGAGCGAGCTGGCTTTGAGGTGCGTGACGTACACCCTACTCACTACGGACGAATTTGTCCTGTTGAGACTCCAGAGGGGCAAAATATCGGACTTATTAATACCCTTTCAACTTATGCGAAAGTAAATGATCTAGGCTTTATAGAGGCTCCGTATAAAAAGGTGGTAGATGGGGTAGTAACTGATGAAATAGTCTATCTTACTGCTACGCAAGAGGAGGGCAACGTCATAGCCCCAGCTTCAACTAAGCTCAATGATAAGGGTATGATTGAGGAGGATTTGCTAGAGGTCAGACGTGATGGCGAGATGGTGCTTGCGCGTAGAGAGGAGGTTACACTAATCGACCTTTGTTCTGGTATGATAGCTGGTGTAGCTGCCTCACTTATTCCATTTTTGGAGCACGATGACGCCAACCGCGCGCTAATGGGTTCAAACATGCAGCGTCAAGCTGTGCCACTTTTGCGAGCTACAGCTCCTATTGTTGGTACTGGCATGGAGAGTGTTGTTGCGCGTGATGTTTGGGAGAGCGTGAAAGCTAAACGTGGTGGCATAGTCGAAAAAGTAGACAATAAAAATATCTTTATCCTTGGCGAGGATGAGGCTGGTCCTTACATAGACCACTATTCGCTTGAGAAAAACTTACGAACAAACCAAAATACAACCTTTTCTCAACATCCGATAGTCAAAAAAGGCGATGAAGTAAAAGCAGGCGAAATCATAGCTGATGGTCCTAGCATGGAAAAAGGTGAGCTAGCTATAGGCAAAAACGCCCTAATCGCCTTTATGCCGTGGAATGGTTATAACTACGAAGACGCTATCGTAATCAGCGAGAAAATGATCCGTGAGGATGCCTTTACTAGCGTACATATCTACGAAAAAGAGATAGAGGCTCGTGAACTAAAAGACGGCGTTGAAGAGATAACAAAAGACATACCAAATATAAAAGAAGAAGACCTAATGCACCTTGATGAGAGTGGTATTATTAAAATAGGTACCGAAGTCAAGCCTGGTATGATACTTGTAGGCAAAGTCTCTCCAAAAGGTGAAGTCAAGCCTACTCCAGAGGAGCGTCTTTTAAGAGCGATATTTGGCGAAAAAGCGGGACACGTTGTAAATAAATCGCTTTACGCTGGTGCTAGCCTTGAGGGCGTTGTAGTAGATGTGAAAATTTTTACCAAAAAGGGTTACGAAAAAGACGCTAGGACAAATAAAGCCTACGAGGATGAAAAGGCTGCCCTAGAAAAAGAGCATCACGACCGCCTTTTAATGCTTGATAGGGAGGAGATGCTAAAAGTAACCTCTTTATTATGTAAAAATCCACTTTTAGTAGATATTGATATAAACAAAAAGCCTTATAAAAAAGGCGACAATATTGAAGTAAGCGATTTAGAAAGCGTAAATAGGTTTACTTTAAATTCAATCGTTAAAAGCTTTGATAAAGACGTGCAGAAGCGATATGACGAGCTTAAAAACTATTTCCAAAACGAAAAGAAAAAGCTAAAAGAGGAGCATGACTCCAAAATTGAGATAATAGAAAAAGATGACATCTTGCCAAGCGGAGTAGTCAAGCTAGTAAAAGTCTATATCGCTACTAAGCGAAAGCTAAAAGTGGGTGATAAGATGGCTGGACGCCACGGAAACAAGGGCATTGTCTCAAACATCGTCCCAGAAGTTGATATGCCGTATCTGCCAAGCGGTCAGATAGTCGACATCGTCCTAAACCCACTGGGTGTTCCTAGCCGTATGAATATCGGTCAAATTTTAGAAAGCCACCTAGGGCTTGTGGGATATCGCTTGGGCGAACAGATAAATGAAATTTTTGAAAATAAAAAGGGCGAGTGGGTCAAAGCACTACGTGAGAAAATGATAGAAATAGCTAGTGTCTCAAAGCTAATGGACGCTAAGGATGTCTTATGTAAGATGAGCGATGAGAAGCTAATCGAATATGCTAGAGACTGGAGCCGCGGGGTGAGATTTGCTACGCCTATTTTTGAGGGCGTTAAGGCTGAGGAATTTGCTAAGCTTTTTGAAATGGCAAAAATCGACATGGACGGTAAAACCGAGCTTTACGATGGGCGTACAGGCTCAAAGATAAGAGAACGCGTTAATGTCGGCTGCATGTATATGCTAAAACTGCACCACCTAGTCGATGAGAAAGTTCATGCTAGAAGCACTG